In Rahnella variigena, one DNA window encodes the following:
- a CDS encoding sensor domain-containing diguanylate cyclase: MSKHTAILCNIRGHLLNGQRMRQHRRFAFDLKRLILLLALVSTVITLLTSYLAIFQVEKKLLIESSLRASQSYAARLSLTADLFFNAAQKQVAYSADLLGDEFDNRDAITEEADRLQVQSKRFSSVLVVDKTGVVRAASRNSAEMVGLKLVSGANTAALSTQNPVLSSPFRTAQGNHIMVLSSPIRNARGGYLGYLATEIDLSKSSIVDTLINARNYRKDAYIYVIDREGDVLYRDASGWIESVPQGHVNKALLGDREQGFLLMDNLQGEASLAGFAAMEVAGWTVLVLHPARADVVLLYNVMMQVLLYTLPIVILVFICIWLLTRYISMPLRQLASRADTMDSEDVSQEIEQINAWYYESSKLKTVMLQGIRLLHQRIEKLSTEAHTDPMTGLLNRRGFYELVDKQLTEVSRIAVITLDIDHFKKINDTYGHDVGDVVITQLARLILDSSREGDLLCRMGGEEFLLLLPGASVTQAIQLAERLRRQVESHHFEGAGNVTISLGVTHFYPGRDNIDGALKAADKALYQAKNEGRNRVINL, encoded by the coding sequence ATGAGTAAACATACTGCTATCCTCTGTAATATTCGTGGTCATTTGCTCAACGGACAGAGAATGCGGCAGCACCGGCGGTTTGCTTTTGATCTTAAGAGATTGATATTGCTTCTGGCGCTGGTGAGTACGGTTATTACCTTGCTCACCAGTTATCTGGCAATTTTTCAGGTAGAAAAAAAACTTCTCATCGAATCGTCATTGCGGGCGAGTCAGTCGTATGCGGCCAGACTGTCGTTGACGGCCGATCTGTTTTTCAATGCGGCACAAAAACAGGTGGCCTACAGCGCGGATTTGCTGGGTGATGAATTTGATAATAGAGATGCCATCACCGAAGAAGCTGACCGTTTACAGGTACAGAGTAAGCGTTTCAGCTCGGTGCTGGTGGTGGATAAAACCGGTGTGGTGCGCGCGGCCTCCCGAAATTCGGCGGAGATGGTCGGTTTAAAACTGGTATCCGGCGCCAATACAGCAGCACTTTCAACCCAAAATCCGGTGCTCAGTTCGCCGTTTCGCACCGCGCAAGGCAATCACATCATGGTGCTTTCCTCGCCCATTCGTAATGCGCGCGGCGGTTATCTGGGGTACCTGGCGACTGAAATTGATCTCAGCAAAAGCAGTATCGTCGATACGCTGATTAATGCCCGCAATTACCGCAAAGACGCCTATATCTATGTCATCGACCGCGAGGGCGATGTGTTGTATCGCGACGCATCGGGATGGATCGAAAGCGTGCCGCAGGGCCATGTGAATAAGGCGCTGTTAGGCGATCGTGAGCAGGGTTTTCTGCTTATGGACAATCTGCAAGGTGAGGCGTCGCTGGCGGGTTTCGCCGCCATGGAAGTGGCGGGCTGGACGGTGCTGGTGCTGCATCCCGCCAGGGCCGATGTGGTGCTGCTGTATAACGTGATGATGCAGGTATTGCTCTACACGCTGCCGATTGTAATTCTTGTTTTCATCTGCATCTGGTTGCTGACGCGCTATATTTCGATGCCGCTTCGCCAGCTCGCGTCCCGTGCTGATACGATGGATTCAGAGGACGTTTCTCAGGAAATTGAGCAAATCAACGCCTGGTACTATGAATCGTCTAAGCTGAAAACCGTGATGTTGCAGGGGATACGACTGTTGCATCAGCGCATCGAAAAGCTCAGCACCGAAGCGCATACCGACCCGATGACCGGTCTGCTGAACCGGCGCGGTTTTTATGAGTTAGTGGATAAACAGCTGACAGAGGTTTCACGGATTGCGGTCATTACGCTGGATATCGATCACTTCAAAAAAATTAATGACACTTACGGCCATGACGTCGGTGACGTGGTGATTACACAGCTTGCACGCCTGATTCTGGACAGCTCAAGGGAAGGGGATTTGCTGTGCCGCATGGGCGGCGAAGAATTCCTTTTACTGCTGCCCGGCGCGTCAGTCACGCAGGCTATACAGCTGGCGGAACGGTTACGGCGTCAGGTCGAGTCTCATCATTTTGAGGGAGCGGGCAACGTTAC
- a CDS encoding LysR family transcriptional regulator, producing the protein MESLSSLNTFVHVAETRSFVAAGRILGISASAVGKSISRMETKLNVRLFHRSTRSVTLTAEGSLFLERCRRIVAELEAAESELSQLSECPRGRLRLSLPQVSTLLLPVLGEFMRRYPDIELDLDFTDRIVDVVEEGFDAVVRTGQMADSRLSMRKLGTFHHLLVGAPAYFEQYGRPAKPHDLADHRCLHFRFPNSGKLESWPLPEYQDLALPVSMVCNNIETRHCFALQGLGIACLPDFSIRKELARGQLVTVLDEYVKRSADFFILWPSGGYMTPKLRVLIDFFSERVFPENPELALLCPN; encoded by the coding sequence GTGGAAAGTCTTAGCAGCCTGAATACGTTTGTGCATGTGGCGGAAACCCGCAGCTTTGTCGCCGCCGGGCGTATCTTAGGGATTTCCGCGTCGGCGGTGGGTAAAAGCATTTCGCGGATGGAAACCAAACTGAATGTGCGGCTGTTTCACCGCAGTACCCGCAGCGTGACGCTGACGGCGGAAGGTTCGCTGTTTCTGGAGCGTTGCCGGCGCATTGTGGCGGAGCTCGAGGCGGCAGAAAGTGAGCTGTCGCAACTGTCGGAATGTCCGCGCGGCAGGCTGCGGCTGAGTTTGCCGCAGGTCAGCACGCTGTTGTTGCCGGTGCTGGGTGAGTTTATGCGCCGTTATCCCGACATTGAACTGGATCTGGATTTCACCGATCGCATTGTTGACGTGGTGGAAGAAGGTTTCGATGCCGTGGTGCGAACGGGTCAGATGGCTGATTCACGGTTATCGATGCGCAAGCTCGGCACTTTCCATCATCTGCTGGTCGGCGCACCGGCTTACTTTGAGCAGTATGGCAGGCCTGCGAAACCGCATGATCTGGCCGATCACCGTTGTCTGCATTTCCGCTTTCCGAATAGCGGAAAACTCGAATCCTGGCCTTTGCCGGAATATCAGGATTTAGCGCTGCCGGTTTCGATGGTTTGCAATAATATAGAAACGCGTCATTGCTTTGCCCTGCAGGGGTTGGGCATCGCCTGTCTGCCGGATTTCAGTATCCGCAAAGAACTGGCCCGCGGGCAGCTGGTGACAGTGCTGGATGAGTACGTGAAACGCAGTGCCGACTTTTTTATTTTGTGGCCGTCGGGCGGTTATATGACACCGAAACTTCGGGTATTAATCGACTTTTTCAGCGAGCGGGTATTCCCTGAAAACCCGGAGCTGGCACTGCTGTGTCCTAATTAA
- a CDS encoding 2TM domain-containing protein produces the protein MNQSKIRQLRISRAWSQEQLAELSSLSVRTVQRIENGEQASLDTLGAIAAAFDIKVSELTENDTRDGNSPEHALDDQIERARQQVAEESSFYRSVLLWAVVNAGLFALNHYTSPDSFWFAWPLCIWGGILLLRGLRIFVFRGTVERWQKARLQKLIRKP, from the coding sequence ATGAATCAGAGCAAAATCAGGCAACTTCGGATTTCCCGTGCATGGTCTCAGGAACAACTGGCAGAGCTTTCTTCGCTCAGCGTTCGCACAGTGCAGCGCATTGAGAACGGCGAACAGGCCAGCCTCGACACGCTTGGTGCTATCGCAGCAGCGTTTGACATCAAAGTTTCAGAACTGACGGAAAACGATACGCGAGATGGCAATTCGCCGGAACACGCGCTTGACGATCAGATTGAAAGAGCCAGGCAACAGGTGGCGGAGGAAAGCAGTTTTTACCGCTCTGTTCTGTTGTGGGCGGTGGTCAATGCGGGTCTGTTCGCGCTTAACCATTACACCTCGCCGGATTCCTTCTGGTTCGCATGGCCACTATGTATCTGGGGCGGTATTCTGCTGCTGCGCGGTTTACGCATTTTTGTTTTCCGGGGAACTGTAGAGCGCTGGCAGAAGGCGCGTTTACAGAAGTTAATCCGCAAACCCTGA
- a CDS encoding GNAT family N-acetyltransferase, with protein MNHSVLIERFSAADQRGVIEVILPIQNQEFGIPISEQQQPDLHDIPQFYQRGTGDFWIARCDGKVVGTLGLKDIGNAQAALRKMFVSAPYRGRDYGVAALLLKALLQHAQAEKVKDVFLGTTDKFLAAHRFYEKNGFQEIPVSALPEAFPLMAVDSKFYRLTF; from the coding sequence ATGAATCATTCTGTTTTAATTGAACGCTTTTCTGCCGCAGACCAGCGCGGCGTGATTGAGGTGATTTTGCCGATCCAGAATCAGGAATTTGGCATTCCGATAAGCGAACAGCAGCAGCCAGATTTGCACGATATTCCGCAGTTTTATCAGCGCGGAACCGGGGATTTCTGGATCGCCCGCTGTGACGGAAAAGTGGTGGGGACGCTGGGCCTGAAAGATATCGGCAATGCTCAGGCGGCGCTGCGCAAAATGTTTGTGAGCGCGCCTTATCGTGGCCGCGATTACGGCGTGGCGGCATTATTGCTGAAGGCGTTACTGCAACATGCACAGGCTGAAAAAGTGAAAGACGTTTTTCTGGGCACGACCGACAAATTTCTGGCGGCCCATCGTTTTTATGAAAAGAACGGATTTCAGGAGATACCGGTATCCGCGTTGCCGGAAGCTTTTCCGCTGATGGCGGTAGACAGTAAGTTTTACCGGCTAACTTTCTGA